The sequence AGCTGATCCGGCGCGGCTTTCGCGTCCGCCTCGTCACCGACGAGCGCGCGCTGCGCTATAGCGGGCTGTTCAGCAAGGACATGATCGACGTCGTCAGAAGCGAGACCGCGCGCGGCCGCAATCCGCTCCAGCTCGCCTATGCCGGCCTCACGCTCGCCGCCGGAACGCTGTCGGCCTACAGCCTGATCAAGCGATTGAAGCCGGCCGCCGTCGTCGGCTTCGGCGGCTATCCGACGCTGCCGCCGCTGGTCGCGGCGAAATTCGCCGGCGTCCCCGGCATCATCCACGATGCCAATGCGGTCCTCGGTCGCGCCAACCGGTTCCTGTCGAGCCGCGTCCGCGCCATCGCGACATCCTTGCCCGGCGTGCTCGATCGCGATCCGGCGCTGTCAGGCAAGACCACGACGGTCGGCACGCCGATGCGGCCCGCGATCCTCGCGGCAGCTGCCGTGCAATACACGGCGCCCGAAACCAACGGTCCGCTGCGCCTGCTCGTGGTCGGCGGCAGCCAGGGCGCACGCATCATGGCCGACATCGTCCCGGGCGCGATCGAGCGGCTCGAGCCTGCGCTGTGGGGCCGTCTCATCCTCACCCAGCAGGTGCGCGACGAGGACATGGCGCGTGTCCGCGCGGTGTACGACAAGCTCAAGATCAAGTTTGAGCTCGCGCCGTTCTTCACCGACTTGCCGGCGCGGCTCGCCTCCAATCATCTGATCGTGTCGCGCTCCGGCGCCGGCACCGTCGCCGAGCTTGCCGCGATCGGGCGGCCCTCGATCCTGGTGCCGCTGCCGGGCTCGATCGACCAGGACCAGTTCGCCAATGCCGGTGTGCTGGCCAAGGTCGACGGCGCCATCCGCATCCCGCAGACCGAGTTCACCTCCGACCGCCTCGCCGCCGAAATCTCCGGCTTCGCCGCCGAACCGGCACGCCTTGCCGCCATGGCCGCGGCCGCGAAGGGCGCAGGGCGGCTCGATGCCGCCGAGCGGCTGGCCGATCTGGTGGTCAAAGTCGCTGGAATCTGACGCGAAAAAGCCCTTGTCATGGCCTTCCAAAGCGGGGCATCCAGTAGGAAGGGCGCGCGGCTGATTTGGCCGTGACCTTCGCCAGATGCCGCCTTTCCGGCGGCAAGGTCAGGGAACAGAGCATGAGACTGCCGCGCGAGATCGGACCCATCCACTTCGTCGGGATCGGCGGGATCGGCATGAGCGGCATCGCCGAGGTGCTGGTCAATCTCGGCTACGCCGTGCAGGGCTCGGACGCCTCCGACAATTACAATCTCGACCGCCTGCGCAAGAAGGGCGCGAAGGTTTCGGTCGGCCACAAGGCCGAGAATGTCGACGGTGCCGAGGTCGTGGTGGTCTCCACCGCGATCAAGCGCGACAATCCGGAACTGATGGCGGCGCGCGAACGCCGCATTCCCGTGGTGCGCCGCGCCGAGATGCTGGCCGAGCTGATGCGGCTGAAGAGCTGCGTCGCGATCGCCGGCACCCATGGCAAGACCACGACGACCACAATGGTCGCAACGCTGCTCGATGCCGGCGGGCTCGATCCCACCGTGATCAATGGCGGCATCATCAATGCCTACGGCTCCAACGCGCGGCTAGGTGCCGGCGACTGGATGGTGGTCGAGGCCGACGAGAGCGACGGCACGTTCCTGAAGCTGCCGACGGATGTCGCGATCGTCACCAATGTCGATCCCGAGCATCTCGATCACTTCAAGACCTTCGACGCCGTGCAGGATGCGTTCCGCCATTTCGTCGAGAACCTGCCGTTCTACGGCTTTGCCGTGATGTGCATCGATCATCCCGTGGTGCAGAGCCTGGTCGGCAAGATCGAGGATCGCCGCATCATCACCTATGGTGAGAACCCGCAAGCGGACGCGCGGCTCGTCGATCTCACCCCGATGGGCGGCGGATCGAAGTTCAAGGTCGCCTTCCGCGATCGCAAGACCGGCAACGTGCACGAGATCGCTGATCTCATGCTGCCGATGCCGGGCCGCCACAACGCCTCCAACGCAACGGCCGCGATCGCGGTCGCGCGCGAGCTCGGTGTCTCCGACGACGCGATCCGCAAGGCCATCGCGGGCTTCGGCGGCGTCAAGCGCCGCTTCACCAAGACCGGCGAATGGAACGGCGTCACCGTGATTGACGACTACGGCCATCACCCCGTCGAGATCGCGGCGGTGCTGAAGGCGGCGCGGGAATCCACCAACGGCAAGATCGTCGCCGTGGTGCAGCCGCACCGCTACACCCGCCTGCAATCGCTGTTCGAGGAATTCTGCACCTGCTTCAACGATGCCGATGCGGTTGTCGTCGCCGACGTCTATGCCGCCGGCGAAGCGCCGATCGAAGGCATCGACCGCGATCATTTCGTTGCCGGCCTGCGCGCGCACGGCCACCGCGAGGTGATCCCGCTGCCGGCGGCCTCGGAACTCGCAGGCATCGTCAAGGGATTGGCGAAGTCCGGCGATCTCGTCGTGTGCCTGGGCGCCGGCAACATCACGCAATGGGCGTACGCGCTGCCCGGCGAATTGAAGGCGCTGGGGTGAGGTGGTGAGCTTCCCCGACATCACCCCCGTTCTCAAAGCCGCGATGCCCGACCTGCGCGGCCGGCTGCTGGCGAACCAGTCGCTTGCCGAGCTCACCTGGTTTCGCGTCGGCGGTCCTGCGCAGGTGCTGTTCACGCCGGCGGACGAGGACGATCTCGCCTATTTCCTCGCGCATCTTGCTTCCGACATTCCCGTCTATGTCATCGGCGTCGGCTCCAATTTGATCGTGCGCGACGGCGGCATCGCCGGCGTGGTGATCCGCCTCGCACCGCGTGCCTTCGGCGAGGCGACCGCGAGTGGCGACATCGTCACCGCGGGTACGGCTGCGCTCGACAAGCGCGTGGCGGAGGTGGCGGCATCCGCCAATATCGGCGGGCTCGAATTCTTCTTCGGCATTCCCGGCACGATCGGCGGCGCCCTGCGCATGAATGCGGGCGCCAATGGCGGCGAGACCAAGGACGTGCTGATCGAGGCGAGGGGCGTCGGGCGTGACGGCACCAAGCATGTCTTCTCCAACGCCGACATGAAGTTCGTCTACCGCAGCAGCGGCGTCGATCCCTCCATCATCTTCACCTCAGCGCGCTTTCGCGGCGAGATCAGAGATGCGGAGGCAATCCGCGCGCGCATGGCGGAGGTGCAGAGCCATCGCGAGAGCGCGCAGCCGATCCGCGAGAAGACCGGCGGCTCGACCTTCAAGAATCCGCCCGGCCATTCCGCCTGGAAGCTGGTTGACGCCGCCGGCTGCCGCGGCTTGCGCGTCGGCGGCGCGCAGGTGTCCGAGATGCACTGCAACTTCCTGATCAACACCGGCGATGCCACCGCGCACGATATCGAGACGCTGGGCGAGACCGTGCGCGAGCGCGTGAAGGCGAATTCCGGAATTGAGCTGCACTGGGAAATCAAGCGGATCGGGGTTTCCGCTTAGTTGTCGTTCCGGGGCGGTGCGAAGCACCGAACCCGGAACCTCGAGATTCCGGGTTCGCGCTTTGCGCGCCCCGGAATGACCAAGTACGAGGACACGAATGCGCATCACCATCCTCTTCGGCGGCTCCAACCGCGAGCGTCTGGTTTCGGTCGCCTCGGCCCAGGCGCTGCATCAGGCGTTGTCCGAGGCCGATCTGTGGTGGTGGGACGTCGAGGACAAGGTGCATGTGGTGCAGTCCAGGCAACTGCTCGAGCATGCCCGCCCGTTCGAGGACGAGTTCAAGCCCGGTACGCGTGGCATCCCGCTCGCGCAGGCGCTGGACAAGGCCAAGGCGGAAGATCGCGTGCTCGTGCTCGGTCTGCATGGCGGGTGCGCCGAGAACGGCGAATTGCAGGTGATGTGCGAGGCGCGCGGCGTGCCGTTCACCGGCTCGGGCTCGGCCTCCTCCCATCTCGCCTTCGACAAGATCGCAGCCAAGCGCTTCGCCGCGCTTGGTGGCGTCACGTCGCCGGCCAACGTCGCGCTCGACAACATCGACGAGGCCTTCGCCGAATATGGCAGGCTGATCGCAAAGCCGGCGCGCGACGGATCGAGCTACGGCCTGATTTTCGTCAATGCGAAGCAGGATCTCGTCGCCGTCCGCAACGCCGCGAAGCACGAAGAGTATGTGATCGAGCCCTACATCGCCGGCATCGAGGCAACCTGCGGCGTGCTGGAGCGCACCGATGGCACGATCATCGCGCTGCCGCCGATCGAGATCATT is a genomic window of Bradyrhizobium sp. CB1717 containing:
- the murG gene encoding undecaprenyldiphospho-muramoylpentapeptide beta-N-acetylglucosaminyltransferase, yielding MDTSPLILLAAGGTGGHLFPAEALGVELIRRGFRVRLVTDERALRYSGLFSKDMIDVVRSETARGRNPLQLAYAGLTLAAGTLSAYSLIKRLKPAAVVGFGGYPTLPPLVAAKFAGVPGIIHDANAVLGRANRFLSSRVRAIATSLPGVLDRDPALSGKTTTVGTPMRPAILAAAAVQYTAPETNGPLRLLVVGGSQGARIMADIVPGAIERLEPALWGRLILTQQVRDEDMARVRAVYDKLKIKFELAPFFTDLPARLASNHLIVSRSGAGTVAELAAIGRPSILVPLPGSIDQDQFANAGVLAKVDGAIRIPQTEFTSDRLAAEISGFAAEPARLAAMAAAAKGAGRLDAAERLADLVVKVAGI
- the murC gene encoding UDP-N-acetylmuramate--L-alanine ligase, producing the protein MRLPREIGPIHFVGIGGIGMSGIAEVLVNLGYAVQGSDASDNYNLDRLRKKGAKVSVGHKAENVDGAEVVVVSTAIKRDNPELMAARERRIPVVRRAEMLAELMRLKSCVAIAGTHGKTTTTTMVATLLDAGGLDPTVINGGIINAYGSNARLGAGDWMVVEADESDGTFLKLPTDVAIVTNVDPEHLDHFKTFDAVQDAFRHFVENLPFYGFAVMCIDHPVVQSLVGKIEDRRIITYGENPQADARLVDLTPMGGGSKFKVAFRDRKTGNVHEIADLMLPMPGRHNASNATAAIAVARELGVSDDAIRKAIAGFGGVKRRFTKTGEWNGVTVIDDYGHHPVEIAAVLKAARESTNGKIVAVVQPHRYTRLQSLFEEFCTCFNDADAVVVADVYAAGEAPIEGIDRDHFVAGLRAHGHREVIPLPAASELAGIVKGLAKSGDLVVCLGAGNITQWAYALPGELKALG
- the murB gene encoding UDP-N-acetylmuramate dehydrogenase; this encodes MSFPDITPVLKAAMPDLRGRLLANQSLAELTWFRVGGPAQVLFTPADEDDLAYFLAHLASDIPVYVIGVGSNLIVRDGGIAGVVIRLAPRAFGEATASGDIVTAGTAALDKRVAEVAASANIGGLEFFFGIPGTIGGALRMNAGANGGETKDVLIEARGVGRDGTKHVFSNADMKFVYRSSGVDPSIIFTSARFRGEIRDAEAIRARMAEVQSHRESAQPIREKTGGSTFKNPPGHSAWKLVDAAGCRGLRVGGAQVSEMHCNFLINTGDATAHDIETLGETVRERVKANSGIELHWEIKRIGVSA
- a CDS encoding D-alanine--D-alanine ligase, with amino-acid sequence MRITILFGGSNRERLVSVASAQALHQALSEADLWWWDVEDKVHVVQSRQLLEHARPFEDEFKPGTRGIPLAQALDKAKAEDRVLVLGLHGGCAENGELQVMCEARGVPFTGSGSASSHLAFDKIAAKRFAALGGVTSPANVALDNIDEAFAEYGRLIAKPARDGSSYGLIFVNAKQDLVAVRNAAKHEEYVIEPYIAGIEATCGVLERTDGTIIALPPIEIIPGEGSFDYAAKYLLSSTQEICPGRFSPEVTAALKEQAMLAHRAMSCTGYSRSDFIVSERGLVYLETNTLPGLTKSSLYPKALKAEGIEFVEFLHGLVELAGRGVRK